Part of the bacterium BMS3Abin08 genome is shown below.
TTGTTATAACGGCAAGCAGACAGAGCTGGGAAATAAGAGACCTGAATTCCAGAGGCAGGCTTGAATATTCTCTGTATCTTGCTCCCAAACTGAGAATAGAAAACCTGTCCCCAAAGGATGCCTTTTTGTTGATGGAAAATATCTTTCATAAAACTCTCCTTAAAGTTCACAACCCCCGGAAACTGTTTGCACAGGTTTATCATATAACAAAGGGCAATCCCGGGATGATCACGGATATATTCAAAATCGCTGAAGGGGGAAAATATATATCCGGTGGCAATTTAAACCTGAACCTCCTGTTAATAGACAGAAAAATTAAAAAACTGGAGAACCGGTGACATATCCCTCCGCACCCCGGGCTGATTTTAATGATTTATGGCTTTATTTGAATTTCTGAATTGACTTCTAAAGATATTGTGTGCTATATTTTCTTTAAATTACAGGGTGATGGAGTTCACCTTAACCGCCTGTATGGGCTAATGACTCCTGCAGTTGTTCTTGTTTAACTTCCGTTTGAGGGTATTAAGCAGGAATGATTGGGAGGAAAAAAAAGGTGAACTCTAAATTTTATCATATAAATAGAGGGATTAAATACACTGTTTGTTCCCTTCCCGCCTATCCGGTCAATAGATTTAATCTTCCCGGGTTTCAACCCTTTCTGACAAAACGCATCCTTACGGTTTACATCAGCCATTCCCTTTCAGCATGCAATACTGCTTATCTCAAGCCGGAGGCGGAGGCAGAGAGATGATAAGCAAGATCCTTTTTAATCTCCTTCAGGTCATTGTGGTAATGGCATTCTCTCCCCTTGTCAAAGGGATACTCAACCGTCTTGAAGCGATGGTTCAATCAAAGCGCGGGCCGGACATCCTTCAGCCATACCGCGATATCCGGAAGCTCCTTCACAAGGAAGAGGTGGTCTCCGAACAGGCCTCTTGGATATTCAGATTTACACCGTATGTGGTCTTTGTCACCCCGATCTTTGTCACCCTCCTTATCCCGGTGCTGACAAGCTACCCCCTGTTCTTTGCCTTTATGGGGGACATGCTCGGCGGCGGATTCATCCTGGCGCTCGGCGGTTTTTTCGCAACTATCGCGGCAATCGATACCGGCAATCCCTATGGCCCGATGGGAGCAAGCCGCACGCGTATGGTCGGCTTTCTCGCCGAACCCGTGTTCATGATCGTCTTTTTCACGGTCTCCTTTGTAGCAGGTTCAACCATACCGTACATCGTGCAGGAGGCATGGATAACCCCGCTGTCGAATTTCTTTGAGCCCTCGCACGTACTGGTGATGCTCGCATTCTTCATGCTCATCATTGCGGAGGCGGGCCGCCTGCCGGTCGACAACCCATCCGGCCACTTCGAGCTGGCGATGATAGATGAATCAAAGATTCTCGAATACTCGGGCCGCGGGGCAGCCCTGATGAAGTGGGGCGGTGCCATGAAGTTCTTTGTCCTGCTCTGTATATTCCTGAATGTCCTTGTCTCCCCCTGGGGGCTGGCCCGTGGAGACGGCCTGCTGGAGGTCTTCATTGCAATACCCCTGGTCATGATAAAGATATTCGTTTTTATCCTCTTTCTGGTGATAATAGAGTCCTCTATTGCGAAGCTCAGGCTTTTCCGCATCCCCGAGTTCCTGGGAGCGGCGTTTATTACATCCATTGCAGCCATGATAATGTACATTTTTTAACAGGAGAGACTATGACGATTTCATCACTGACACAATTAAATGCACTCACAGGGGGGCTGTTTCTGCTCTCTACTTTCGGGATCATTGCCATGCGCCAGATACTGGGATGCCTGAAGATGTTCGTACTCCAGTCTGTCTTTCTGGCAGCATCCGCACTACTGCTCGGATACCTTCACCTGTCCATCCATCTCTTTGCGGTAGCGGCCATCACCCTGATGGTGAAACCTGTCCTTATCCCGTATCTGCTCAGGCGAACGGTCGGCAACGAGGTCACTGCGCGCAGAGAGATATCACAACTCATAAACATACCGACATCGCTTCTCATCGCGGTCGGGCTGACCATAATATCGTATTTCGTTGCCAAACCTCTCCTCTCCGGCGCCGTCGGCACAACCACAGGCGTCAACCTGCCCATCGGCATGGCGTGTCTGCTCCTCGGCGCCTACACGGTAACGGTAAGACGGGAGGCCCTGCCGCAGATCATAGGGATACTTACCATGGAAAACGGCGCCTTTTTCGCCGGCATATCCATTGCCCCGGACCTGCCTCTCATCGCGGAGTTGAGTGCGGCCTTCGATGTCCTGATCATAGCCCTGGTTATGGGAATACTTACCAGAAAGATACA
Proteins encoded:
- the hycD gene encoding formate hydrogenlyase subunit 4, which encodes MISKILFNLLQVIVVMAFSPLVKGILNRLEAMVQSKRGPDILQPYRDIRKLLHKEEVVSEQASWIFRFTPYVVFVTPIFVTLLIPVLTSYPLFFAFMGDMLGGGFILALGGFFATIAAIDTGNPYGPMGASRTRMVGFLAEPVFMIVFFTVSFVAGSTIPYIVQEAWITPLSNFFEPSHVLVMLAFFMLIIAEAGRLPVDNPSGHFELAMIDESKILEYSGRGAALMKWGGAMKFFVLLCIFLNVLVSPWGLARGDGLLEVFIAIPLVMIKIFVFILFLVIIESSIAKLRLFRIPEFLGAAFITSIAAMIMYIF
- the hyfE gene encoding hydrogenase-4 component E; amino-acid sequence: MTISSLTQLNALTGGLFLLSTFGIIAMRQILGCLKMFVLQSVFLAASALLLGYLHLSIHLFAVAAITLMVKPVLIPYLLRRTVGNEVTARREISQLINIPTSLLIAVGLTIISYFVAKPLLSGAVGTTTGVNLPIGMACLLLGAYTVTVRREALPQIIGILTMENGAFFAGISIAPDLPLIAELSAAFDVLIIALVMGILTRKIHERIGSTTVSDLKTLKEV